In bacterium, a single window of DNA contains:
- a CDS encoding SIS domain-containing protein, giving the protein MTLLDKVHEQFREAADLATRSLPVIDKYLVKLAQETASRVVVGGKVLLMGNGGSAADAQHIAGEFVVKLNYERAAMPALALTTDASVMTAAANDYGYAEIFARQIQALCNVNDLVVALSTSGNSPNVVRALETARERRIFTAAFLGGDGGEAARHADIQIIIPSTNPQRIQELHAVMGHVWVALVEELVFRGAR; this is encoded by the coding sequence ATGACGTTACTCGACAAAGTTCACGAGCAGTTTCGCGAGGCCGCCGACCTCGCCACCCGCTCCCTGCCCGTCATAGATAAATACCTGGTGAAACTCGCCCAGGAGACGGCCTCGCGGGTGGTGGTGGGCGGCAAGGTCCTCCTGATGGGCAACGGGGGCTCCGCCGCCGACGCGCAGCACATCGCGGGCGAGTTCGTCGTCAAACTAAATTACGAGCGCGCGGCGATGCCGGCCCTCGCGCTCACCACCGACGCCTCCGTGATGACCGCGGCCGCCAACGATTACGGGTACGCCGAGATCTTCGCCCGCCAGATACAGGCGCTGTGCAACGTCAACGACCTGGTCGTCGCGCTCTCCACCAGCGGAAACTCGCCCAACGTCGTGCGGGCGCTGGAGACGGCGCGCGAACGCCGTATCTTCACCGCGGCCTTCCTGGGCGGCGACGGCGGCGAGGCCGCGCGCCACGCCGACATCCAGATCATAATCCCCTCCACCAACCCCCAACGCATCCAGGAACTGCACGCCGTTATGGGCCACGTCTGGGTCGCGCTGGTGGAGGAACTCGTCTTCCGTGGAGCGCGCTGA
- the rfaE1 gene encoding D-glycero-beta-D-manno-heptose-7-phosphate kinase, with the protein MERADNVMPEPAGLLEILERVASTRLLVIGDAMLDHYVFGDAARLSPEAPVPVVRVERDVLRPGGAANTAVNVRALGAAAELAAVAGDDENGRELRRTLEEGAVDVRGLIVAAGRPTTWKGRVIARQQQLVRLDREVDGDISAELEDELLAYFADALKRADGVILSDYGKGAITARVAAEVITRARDAGKVVCVDPKENHFGLYKNVTSVTPNHHEAAAAAGIRERDDPDLERTGAALLEMLGADSVLITWGERGMVLFAADGSTSRIPTRAREVYDVAGAGDTVAATFAAALAAGASHLAAAQLANFAASVVVAKMGTATASPAEVKSAVETYYEATPRE; encoded by the coding sequence GTGGAGCGCGCTGATAACGTCATGCCGGAACCGGCCGGACTTCTCGAGATCCTGGAGCGCGTCGCGTCTACGCGCCTCCTCGTGATCGGCGACGCCATGCTCGACCACTACGTCTTCGGCGACGCGGCGCGCCTCTCGCCCGAGGCGCCGGTGCCGGTGGTCCGGGTGGAGCGCGACGTCTTGCGGCCGGGGGGCGCGGCCAATACCGCGGTCAACGTACGGGCGCTGGGCGCGGCCGCGGAGCTGGCGGCCGTCGCGGGCGACGACGAGAACGGCCGGGAGCTGCGCCGCACGCTGGAGGAGGGAGCGGTGGACGTCCGGGGGTTAATCGTCGCCGCCGGCCGCCCCACGACGTGGAAGGGCCGCGTCATCGCGCGGCAGCAGCAGCTCGTCCGGCTGGACCGCGAGGTCGACGGCGACATTTCGGCCGAGCTGGAAGACGAGCTGTTGGCTTACTTCGCCGACGCGCTTAAGCGCGCCGACGGCGTCATCCTCTCCGACTACGGCAAGGGGGCGATAACGGCGCGCGTCGCCGCGGAGGTCATCACCCGGGCGCGCGACGCCGGCAAAGTGGTGTGCGTCGACCCCAAGGAAAACCACTTCGGCCTGTATAAAAACGTAACCTCCGTCACGCCCAACCATCACGAGGCCGCGGCCGCCGCCGGCATCCGGGAGCGCGACGACCCCGACCTCGAGCGCACCGGCGCCGCGCTGCTGGAGATGCTCGGGGCCGACTCGGTCCTCATCACCTGGGGCGAGCGCGGGATGGTCCTGTTCGCCGCCGACGGCTCGACGAGCCGCATCCCGACGCGGGCGCGCGAGGTCTACGACGTGGCGGGCGCGGGCGACACCGTGGCCGCGACGTTCGCGGCGGCGCTGGCGGCGGGGGCGAGCCACCTCGCCGCGGCCCAGCTCGCCAACTTCGCGGCCTCCGTCGTCGTCGCCAAGATGGGCACCGCTACCGCGTCGCCGGCGGAGGTCAAGTCGGCCGTCGAAACGTACTACGAGGCGACGCCGCGTGAGTAA
- the pyrF gene encoding orotidine-5'-phosphate decarboxylase has product MSNASNFADRLVERILRINSRVCVGCDPDPALFPPELAKKEDAVAATAAFGFELMAAVREVAAAVKFQAAFYERFGPAGFEVLARHLAAARKAGLIAILDCKRGDVGHTMRAYCEAYATPGAPLEADAVTLSPYLGSDGLAPFNVCAGEHGKGYFVVVKSSNPSTADVQDVKMEDGRPVYHRVAEMTAAIGQHLVGESGYSSAGAVVGATYPDVVARLRELMPQQFFLMPGVGAQGGDVALLGPAFDTRGLGALVSSSRGVAYAWREREGVSWQEAARAAARDLRRAVNEALPIW; this is encoded by the coding sequence GTGAGTAACGCCTCCAACTTCGCCGACCGCCTGGTCGAGCGCATACTTCGGATAAATAGCCGGGTGTGCGTGGGCTGCGACCCGGACCCGGCGCTCTTCCCCCCCGAGCTCGCGAAAAAGGAAGACGCGGTCGCGGCGACGGCCGCGTTCGGCTTCGAGCTGATGGCGGCGGTGCGCGAAGTGGCGGCGGCCGTCAAGTTTCAGGCCGCGTTCTACGAACGCTTCGGCCCGGCGGGGTTCGAGGTCCTGGCGCGGCACCTCGCCGCGGCGCGCAAGGCCGGCCTTATAGCTATTCTGGATTGCAAGCGCGGCGACGTGGGCCACACGATGCGGGCGTACTGCGAGGCGTACGCGACGCCCGGCGCGCCGCTGGAGGCCGACGCCGTCACGCTCTCGCCCTACCTCGGGTCCGACGGCCTGGCGCCGTTCAACGTGTGCGCCGGCGAGCACGGCAAGGGTTACTTCGTCGTCGTTAAAAGCTCCAACCCCTCCACCGCCGACGTACAGGACGTTAAGATGGAGGACGGACGGCCGGTGTACCACCGCGTCGCGGAGATGACGGCCGCGATAGGCCAACACCTCGTCGGCGAGAGCGGGTACTCGTCCGCGGGCGCCGTCGTCGGCGCGACCTACCCCGACGTCGTGGCGCGGCTGCGCGAGCTCATGCCGCAGCAGTTCTTCCTGATGCCGGGCGTGGGCGCCCAGGGCGGCGACGTCGCGCTGCTGGGGCCGGCGTTCGACACCCGCGGCCTGGGCGCGCTGGTCTCCTCCAGCCGGGGCGTCGCGTACGCCTGGCGGGAACGCGAGGGCGTGAGCTGGCAAGAGGCGGCGCGGGCGGCGGCGCGCGACCTGCGCCGCGCGGTCAACGAAGCGCTGCCGATATGGTGA
- a CDS encoding DUF2085 domain-containing protein — MVIEELLGEICHQLPARCFTVAGVTMPACARCSGIYLGVLLAAAFYAVPGRRRLFLHCPGYGAAALAVLAVGPCAVDFFFGWWGYPLFAGNGARFVASLFAGWGAWVLLAGAATRLRWGVAPERRLDLGQLAGSLAALLVPGLLVATPRPAAAKVFAGATLVGAVAFYALLNYLPLALFLHKKGYRLATGLVILCGLVALAVAEIRWGRVVYANVAGMLH; from the coding sequence ATGGTGATAGAAGAGCTGCTGGGCGAAATATGTCACCAGCTGCCGGCCCGCTGCTTCACCGTAGCGGGCGTTACTATGCCGGCGTGCGCGCGATGCTCCGGGATTTACCTGGGGGTATTGCTGGCGGCGGCGTTCTACGCCGTACCCGGGAGGCGCCGCCTGTTCCTGCACTGCCCGGGCTACGGCGCCGCGGCGCTGGCCGTGCTAGCGGTCGGGCCGTGCGCGGTCGACTTCTTCTTCGGATGGTGGGGATACCCTCTCTTCGCCGGCAACGGCGCGCGCTTCGTGGCGTCGCTCTTCGCCGGATGGGGGGCGTGGGTGCTCCTGGCGGGCGCCGCGACGCGGCTCCGGTGGGGCGTCGCGCCGGAGCGGCGGCTCGACCTCGGCCAGCTAGCCGGCTCGCTCGCGGCCCTACTCGTGCCGGGCCTGTTGGTGGCGACGCCGCGCCCGGCGGCCGCGAAGGTCTTCGCCGGGGCGACGCTGGTCGGCGCGGTCGCCTTCTACGCGCTCTTGAACTACCTGCCGCTCGCGCTGTTCTTACATAAAAAGGGGTACCGGCTCGCGACCGGCCTGGTTATCCTGTGCGGTCTGGTCGCCCTGGCCGTCGCCGAGATAAGGTGGGGACGAGTCGTTTACGCGAACGTCGCGGGTATGTTACACTAA
- the fusA gene encoding elongation factor G, giving the protein MAKVEIEKIRNVALVGHGDAGKTALAEDLLFRAGALKRRGRVEEGNAAADFDDEEIKRGFSVSTALLAADYKGYRINLLDIPGSADFIYELIAGVRVADVAVVVVSAVAGVEVGTERAWREAEENRVARAVVVNKMDRERADFDGALRKLREAFGGVNFVVMSYPVGAEAAFKGYVDVTGGGAVLWEGGLAGESTDGEVPAELADTLDSLTKASVEAAAEQEDALMEKYFEAGELSADEIGRGLSRGIAAGKVVPVFCADAYDGVGGRAVLEAVLKYFPSPADVPARIGVEPGGTKELERPAAATAPMSGFVFKTVNDPFAGKLSYVRVYSGKLKADDQVLDVNAGTKFKVPSLVEINGKNQKAVTELAAGELGAFVKAEPLKTGDTVAAPGDPVQYPELVVPEPVMPYAISPRSKGDEDKLTSSLAKLTDEDPTFHVERNVETKEFVASGMGEQHLQVMFSKLESRFGVAVETKLPRVAYRETIRKGARAQGRYKKQTGGRGQFGDVWLELEPLEHGAGFEFVNKIYGGAIPSKFVPSVEKGVVEAMAGGVLAGYPVVDLRVTLRDGSFHTVDSSDMAFKIAGSLGFKKAFGDASPTVLEPIVEVTVRVPADYMGGVTGDLSGKRGRVMGMEPAGIFQEVKALVPQAEIFRFSSDLRSMTGGKGSFTVRFSHYEQAPPDVAKKVIEASQKEREGS; this is encoded by the coding sequence ATGGCGAAAGTCGAAATTGAAAAAATTCGCAACGTGGCGTTGGTGGGACACGGCGACGCCGGCAAGACGGCTTTGGCCGAGGACCTGCTCTTCCGCGCCGGCGCGCTGAAAAGGCGGGGCCGGGTGGAGGAGGGCAACGCCGCCGCCGACTTCGACGACGAGGAGATAAAGCGCGGCTTCTCCGTGAGCACCGCGCTCCTGGCCGCGGACTACAAGGGGTACCGCATCAACTTATTGGACATTCCCGGTTCGGCCGATTTCATATACGAGCTCATCGCCGGCGTGCGGGTGGCGGACGTGGCGGTCGTCGTCGTGAGCGCGGTGGCCGGCGTGGAGGTGGGCACCGAGCGCGCGTGGCGGGAAGCGGAGGAGAACCGCGTCGCCCGGGCCGTGGTCGTCAACAAGATGGACCGCGAGCGCGCGGACTTCGACGGCGCGCTGCGCAAGCTGCGCGAAGCCTTCGGCGGCGTCAACTTCGTCGTGATGTCGTACCCGGTGGGCGCCGAGGCGGCGTTCAAGGGCTACGTCGACGTGACCGGCGGGGGTGCCGTTCTGTGGGAGGGTGGTTTGGCGGGCGAGTCGACGGACGGCGAGGTCCCGGCCGAGTTGGCGGATACGCTGGATTCTCTCACGAAGGCGTCGGTGGAGGCCGCGGCGGAGCAGGAAGACGCGCTGATGGAGAAGTACTTCGAAGCGGGCGAGCTTTCGGCCGACGAGATAGGCCGCGGCCTCTCGCGGGGCATCGCGGCCGGCAAGGTGGTGCCGGTGTTCTGCGCCGACGCGTACGACGGCGTCGGCGGCCGCGCCGTACTGGAGGCGGTGTTGAAATATTTCCCTTCCCCCGCGGACGTGCCGGCCCGCATCGGCGTCGAGCCCGGCGGCACCAAGGAGCTCGAGCGCCCCGCCGCCGCCACCGCGCCCATGAGCGGCTTCGTCTTCAAGACCGTCAACGACCCGTTCGCCGGCAAGCTCTCCTACGTCCGCGTGTATTCCGGAAAGTTGAAGGCCGACGACCAGGTCCTGGACGTGAACGCCGGGACCAAGTTCAAAGTCCCGTCGCTGGTGGAAATCAACGGCAAGAACCAGAAGGCGGTTACGGAGCTGGCGGCGGGCGAGCTCGGCGCCTTCGTGAAAGCGGAGCCGCTCAAGACCGGCGACACCGTGGCCGCGCCCGGCGACCCGGTGCAGTACCCGGAGCTCGTCGTTCCCGAACCGGTGATGCCGTACGCCATATCGCCCCGCTCCAAAGGCGACGAGGACAAGCTGACGTCGTCGCTCGCGAAGCTGACCGACGAGGACCCCACGTTCCACGTCGAGCGCAACGTCGAGACCAAGGAGTTCGTCGCCTCCGGGATGGGGGAGCAGCACCTGCAGGTGATGTTCTCGAAGCTCGAGTCCCGCTTCGGCGTGGCGGTCGAGACTAAGCTGCCGCGCGTCGCCTACCGCGAGACCATCCGCAAGGGCGCCAGGGCCCAGGGACGCTACAAGAAGCAGACCGGCGGCCGGGGCCAGTTCGGCGACGTGTGGCTAGAGCTCGAGCCGCTCGAGCACGGCGCCGGCTTCGAGTTCGTAAACAAAATCTACGGCGGCGCCATCCCGTCGAAATTCGTACCGTCGGTGGAGAAGGGCGTGGTGGAGGCGATGGCGGGCGGCGTCCTGGCCGGCTACCCCGTCGTCGACTTGCGCGTCACGCTCCGCGACGGCTCGTTCCATACCGTGGACTCGTCCGACATGGCGTTTAAAATCGCCGGCTCGCTCGGTTTCAAGAAAGCCTTCGGCGACGCGTCGCCCACCGTGCTGGAGCCCATCGTGGAGGTCACGGTGCGCGTCCCGGCGGATTACATGGGCGGCGTCACCGGGGACTTGAGCGGCAAGCGTGGCCGCGTTATGGGGATGGAACCGGCCGGCATCTTCCAGGAGGTCAAGGCGCTGGTGCCGCAGGCCGAGATCTTCCGCTTCAGCTCGGATCTGCGCTCCATGACCGGCGGCAAGGGCTCGTTCACGGTCCGGTTCTCCCACTACGAGCAGGCGCCCCCCGACGTGGCGAAGAAGGTCATCGAGGCGTCGCAGAAGGAGAGAGAGGGAAGCTAG